The following coding sequences are from one Salvia hispanica cultivar TCC Black 2014 chromosome 3, UniMelb_Shisp_WGS_1.0, whole genome shotgun sequence window:
- the LOC125210997 gene encoding uncharacterized protein LOC125210997, with the protein MEGSLPTLYKSLENLNNDYIEPYKRKETYLKPVTTSPLPLLGLGADASSSTANKTCSCDSYSDSDCDIHTFGSPSRKVSSGLVKGVVTYMVMDDLEIKPMSTISSITLLNDFNIKNVGALKEKLVYLRIKEAIKLLKISLQSKNVLTQLFC; encoded by the exons ATGGAGGGGTCTTTACCCACCCTCTACAAGAGCTTAGAAAATCTCAACAACGACTACATAGAGCCCTACAAGAGAAAGGAGACCTATCTGAAACCGGTCACCACTTCTCCGCTTCCTCTTCTGGGCCTTGGAGCAGATGCTTCAAGTTCAACTGCAAACAAAACTTGCAGCTGTGACAGTTACAGTGACAGTGACTGTGATATTCATACCTTTGGCAGCCCCAGTAGAAAAGTAAGTAGTGGTTTGGTGAAGGGGGTGGTGACGTACATGGTGATGGATGATTTGGAGATCAAGCCCATGTCTACTATCTCCAGCATTACTCTTCTCAATGACTTCAATATTAAGAATGTGGGGGCTTTGAAGGAGAAGCTTGTCTATTTGAGAATCAAGGAG GCCATAAAGCTGTTGAAGATCTCTCTGCAGAGCAAGAATGTTCTTACACAACTCTTCTGCTAG
- the LOC125211334 gene encoding probable glucuronoxylan glucuronosyltransferase IRX7, whose product MKRLFHGARSSRNQDKGFCYRYFKWILWFSISFYFFSSFLITRHKPASSISRTTVSQNKASRALIEQPFNKNTHAEWPLNGIKVYVYELPPKFNSDWLENERCSTHLFAAEVAIHRALLSSDIRTFEPWEADFFFVPVYVSCNFSTVNGFPAIGHARSLISAAIDLVSFQLPFWNRSRGADHVFVASHDFGSCFHTLEDVAIADGVPKFLKNSIVLQTFGVKYEHPCQDVEHVVIPPYISPESVRSTLEVSPLTGRRDIFAFFRGKMELYPKNVSGRFYSKKVRTEIWRRYGCDRRFYLRRQRFAGYQSEIVRSKFCLCPLGWAPWSPRLVESVALGCVPVIIADGIQLPFPAAVPWADISLTVAEGDVDKLGEVLEHVAATNLTAIQRNLWDPAVRRALLFSVPVLEGDATWRVLESLSVRLGRSHRRSRGSTQ is encoded by the exons ATGAAGAGGCTTTTCCATGGAGCAAGAAGCAGTAGGAACCAAGACAAAGGCTTCTGCTACAGATATTTCAAATGGATTCTCTGGTTTTCCATCTCTTTCTACTTCTTCTCCTCTTTCCTAATCACCCGCCACAAGCCCGCTTCCTCCATTTCAAGAACCACCGTCTCCCAAAACAAAGCTTCCCGCGCCCTCATCGAACAACCATtcaacaaaaacacacacgCCGAATGGCCACTCAACGGAATCAAAGTCTACGTCTACGAATTGCCGCCGAAATTCAACTCCGACTGGCTGGAAAACGAGCGGTGCAGCACCCATCTATTCGCGGCGGAGGTGGCCATCCACCGAGCCTTGCTGAGCAGTGATATCCGCACGTTCGAGCCATGGGAGGCCGACTTCTTCTTCGTCCCCGTTTACGTCTCCTGCAACTTCAGCACCGTCAATGGCTTCCCCGCCATCGGCCACGCCCGCTCCCTCATCTCCGCCGCCATTGATCTTGTCTCTTTCCAGCTTCCCTTTTGGAACCGCAGCCGCGGCGCCGACCATGTCTTCGTTGCGTCTCATGATTTCGGCTCTTGCTTTCACACTTTG GAGGATGTTGCGATTGCAGATGGAGTGCCgaaattcttgaaaaattCAATCGTGTTGCAGACTTTTGGAGTGAAATACGAGCATCCATGTCAGGATGTGGAGCATGTAGTGATTCCGCCGTACATATCGCCGGAAAGTGTACGGTCAACGCTTGAGGTGTCGCCGTTGACCGGTCGCCGCGACATCTTTGCGTTTTTCAGGGGTAAAATGGAACTTTACCCCAAGAATGTCAGCGGCCGTTTCTACAGCAA GAAAGTTCGGACTGAGATATGGCGGAGATACGGCTGCGACCGGCGCTTCTACCTACGGAGGCAGCGTTTCGCCGGCTACCAGTCGGAGATCGTGCGGTCAAAGTTTTGCCTGTGTCCGTTGGGGTGGGCCCCATGGAGCCCGAGGCTGGTGGAGTCGGTGGCGCTGGGGTGCGTGCCGGTGATCATCGCCGACGGCATCCAGCTGCCATTCCCCGCCGCCGTGCCGTGGGCGGATATATCTCTGACCGTGGCGGAAGGTGACGTGGACAAGCTCGGGGAGGTCCTCGAGCACGTTGCGGCGACTAACCTGACCGCGATTCAAAGGAACCTGTGGGACCCGGCGGTGAGGAGGGCCCTGCTGTTCAGTGTCCCAGTTCTGGAGGGCGATGCCACGTGGCGGGTGCTCGAGTCCCTCTCCGTGAGGCTCGGCAGGTCCCACAGGAGGTCAAGGGGTTCTACGCAATGA